Proteins encoded together in one Marinobacter salsuginis window:
- the miaB gene encoding tRNA (N6-isopentenyl adenosine(37)-C2)-methylthiotransferase MiaB, protein MAKKLYIKTHGCQMNEYDSARMADLLKTGETIEMTDSPDDADILLLNTCSIREKAQEKVFHQLGRWKKLKSKKPEMIIGVGGCVASQEGQAIIDRAPYVDMVFGPQTLHRLPDMITEVRAKGNGVGVVDVSFPEIEKFDNLPEPGADGPSAFVSIMEGCSKYCTFCVVPYTRGEEVSRPADDVIAEVAHLASQGVREVNLLGQNVNAYRGETHDGDTMDLAELIELIATIDGIDRIRYTTSHPVEFSDALIDVYERVPELVSHLHLPVQSGSDRILAAMKRGHTALEYKSKLRRLRKIRPDISFSSDFIIGFPGETEKDFEDTMKLINDIGFDMSFSFVYSARPGTPASDLPDDTPMDVKKQRLSILQDRLNQNVMDISRKMVGSTQRILVTGLSKKDPGEYAGRTENNRIVNFRHENPEVVGHFIDVDIVEAYPNSLRGVPVDSEFY, encoded by the coding sequence ATGGCCAAGAAGCTGTACATCAAAACCCACGGCTGTCAGATGAACGAGTACGACTCTGCCCGGATGGCAGACCTGCTCAAAACCGGTGAAACCATCGAAATGACTGATTCACCCGATGACGCCGACATCCTTTTGCTGAACACCTGCTCCATCCGGGAAAAAGCCCAGGAGAAGGTGTTTCACCAGCTTGGCCGCTGGAAAAAGCTGAAAAGCAAAAAGCCGGAAATGATCATCGGCGTGGGCGGCTGTGTGGCGTCCCAGGAAGGCCAGGCGATCATTGACCGCGCGCCCTACGTGGACATGGTCTTTGGCCCGCAAACCCTGCATCGCCTGCCGGACATGATTACCGAAGTGCGCGCCAAGGGTAACGGCGTGGGCGTTGTGGACGTCAGCTTCCCGGAAATCGAGAAATTCGACAACCTGCCCGAGCCGGGCGCAGACGGCCCTTCAGCATTCGTTTCCATCATGGAAGGCTGCAGCAAATACTGCACCTTCTGCGTGGTTCCGTATACCCGCGGGGAAGAAGTCAGTCGCCCGGCTGATGACGTCATCGCTGAAGTCGCCCACCTGGCCAGCCAAGGGGTTCGGGAAGTGAACCTGCTGGGGCAGAACGTGAATGCCTACCGTGGCGAAACCCACGACGGAGACACCATGGATCTGGCGGAGCTGATCGAGCTGATTGCCACCATCGACGGGATTGATCGCATCCGTTACACCACCTCCCATCCGGTGGAGTTCTCGGATGCTCTCATTGATGTCTATGAGCGCGTTCCGGAGCTCGTCAGCCATCTGCATCTGCCGGTGCAGAGCGGCTCCGACCGTATCCTGGCGGCCATGAAGCGGGGCCATACGGCTCTGGAATACAAATCCAAACTCCGCCGCCTGCGCAAGATCCGCCCGGATATCAGTTTCTCGTCCGACTTCATCATCGGCTTCCCGGGTGAAACCGAGAAGGACTTCGAGGACACCATGAAGCTGATCAACGACATCGGTTTCGACATGTCCTTCAGTTTTGTCTATAGCGCCCGCCCGGGCACGCCGGCGTCGGACCTGCCCGACGATACGCCGATGGACGTCAAGAAGCAGCGGCTAAGCATTCTGCAGGATCGACTGAACCAGAATGTGATGGACATCAGCCGCAAGATGGTGGGTTCTACTCAGCGTATTCTGGTAACCGGGTTGTCCAAGAAGGACCCTGGCGAATACGCAGGGCGTACCGAGAATAACCGGATTGTGAATTTCCGGCATGAGAATCCGGAGGTTGTTGGGCACTTTATTGATGTCGATATTGTGGAGGCCTATCCCAATTCACTTCGCGGGGTGCCAGTGGATTCGGAGTTTTACTAG